The genomic region GCGCAGCAGCACGCGACGGCCAACCATGAGTTCCGCAAGTTCTTCGACTGACGTCTCGCCGGTCGTGCGGGTTGCGACCATTTCGCCGCGACGCATCACCGAAACCTCGTCCGTGATCGCCATGATTTCGCGAAGCTTGTGCGTGATGAAGATGATCGTCTTCCCTTGATCCTTCAGCTGTCCGAGGATACGGAAGAGGTGATCGGCTTCGGCCGGCGTCAGCACGCCGGTCGGCTCGTCTAGGATTAGGATGTCGGCCTTGCGATAGAGCGCCTTCAGGATTTCAACACGCTGCTGGAGACCGACCGGCAGTTCCTCAATCAGCGCATCCGGATTGACCTCAAGCGCATATTCCTTCTCCAGCCGCTTCAGCTCTTGCCGCGCCTTGGCGATGCCCTTGTTGAGGATCTGGCTGTCTTCGGCACCGAGCATGACGTTTTCGAGCACCGTGAAGTTCTCGACCAGCATGAAATGCTGGTGCACCATGCCGATGCCCGCGGAGATTGCCGCATTCGGGTCGCGGATCGAGACCGGCCGCCCATCCACGATGATCTCGCCGCTATCGGCCTGATAGAAGCCGTAGAGGATCGACATCAAGGTCGACTTGCCGGCGCCGTTCTCCCCGATGATGCCGTGGATCGTGCCTTTGCGAACCTTGAGATTGATATTCTTATTGGCGTGGACGGGGCCGAAACTCTTGTCGATCCCACGCAACTCGATGGCAATATCATCCATATTGGCCCTGCGATCCCCAATCTTGCCTGCTTCGGTTTTCTTCCCAAACCGTGCCGGCAATTTTTTTACCATTTGGTATAAGTTTATCATCGATTTTCGGGCGCGAAAGCCCTCAATCGTGATCTCCTTATACTCTCACCGGATCGCTGGTGAGAGTCCAGCGTGAATAATACACAGCCCTATCAGGTGATTGTCGCCGCAAAACGGCGACGGGCGCATTCTTCACGTTGAGGCGGGCTTCACATTGAGGCGGGCGGCCGCAAGAGCCGCAAGGCGTTCGCGGTCACCAGAACGGTGGCGCCGGTATCCGCCAGAATCGCCGGCCAGAGTCCCGTAACGCCAGCGATCGTCGTGACGAGGAAGACGGCTTTCAGGCCCAGCGCCATGCCGATATTCTGGTAAATATTGCGCATCGTCGACCGCGAAAGCCTGACCATGGCGGCGATGTCGGAAATGCGCGCGTGCAACGAGGCGGCGTCGGCGGTTTCAAGGGCAACATCCGTTCCACCGCCCATGGCGATGCCGACATCGGCAGCCGCCAGCGCCGGCGCGTCATTGATACCGTCACCGATCTTGGCAACCTGAAGCCCCTCGGCTTTCAGCTGACGAATGATGCTCTGCTTATCCCCCGGCAGGAGGCCGGCATGGATCTCCATTCCGAAGGGGCGACCAATCGCCTCCGCCGTGCGGCGGTTGTCGCCCGTCAGCATCACCACGCGGATACCGGCGTCGCTCAGCGCTTTCACGCCCTTTGCCGCATCGGCGCGCGGCTCGTCGCGCATCGCAAGCGCGCCGGCTGCCCGGCCATCGACAACCAGCACGGACACGGTTTTTCCCTCGTCGTGAAGGCTCGCGATCCGCCGCTTCTCAGCCGCGGAGAGTGGCACGCGCTCGTCGGCTGCCTGTGGCGACCCCAGGAAAAGCTCGACCCCGTCGACTGACCCTTCGACACCCTTGCCGCCGATCGCCTTGGCACTTGCGACCGGGGACAGCAGCAGCGCGTCCGCATCGGCGCGGGTGCGGATCGCCAGCGCAAGCGGATGGCTGGACCCCTGCTCGAGCGCGGCCGCATAGCGAAGGACATCCGCTTCCGCCATGTCGAAGCCGACGACATCGGTGACCCTCGGCTTGCCTTCGGTGAGCGTACCGGTCTTGTCGAAGGCGGCAGCGGTGATCCGGCCGATGCTTTCGAGGACGGCGCCTCCCTTCATCAAAAGACCACGCCGCGCGCCGGCCGAGAGGCTCGCGGCGATCGCCGCCGGCGTCGAGATCACCAGCGCGCAGGGGCAACCGATGAGCAGGATCGCGAGCCCCTTGTAGATCCATTCGTCCCAAGCGGCACCCCAAAGGAGCGGCGGCATCAACGCAACCAGAGCGGCGGCGATGACGACCGCCGGCGTGTAGTAGCGGGAGAAGCGGTCAATGAAGCGCTCTGTCGGCGCCTTCATCTCCTGCGCTTCCTCGACCAGCCGGATGACGCGTGCGATGGTGTTGTCGGCGGAAGCGGCGGTGACGCGCACACGCAGCGCACCGTCGCCATTGACGGTGCCGGCGAATACGCTGTCGCCCTCTTCCTTGCGAACGGGCGTGCTTTCCCCGGTCACCGGCGCTTCATCGACCATACTTTCGCCGGAAACGATCGCACCGTCCGCGGGAATTCTGTCTCCCGGCCGCACGAGGATCGTCGCCCCGACCGGCAGACTCTCGGCCGGAACCTCGCTAGTCCGGCCGTCAATCTCGATCAGCGCCGATTTCGGCACGAGCGCCGTCAGCGACTGGATGCTCGCCCGCGCCTTGCTGGCGGCGACGCCCTCCAGGAGTTCACCGATCAGGAAGAGAAAGATGACCATCGCCGCTTCCTCCGTGGCGCCGATAAAGACCGCGCCGACGGCGGCAACGGTCATCAGCGTCTCGATCGAGAAGGGCGTGCCGGCAAGTGCTGCCATCAGTGCACGCCTTGCGATCGGCACGAGGCCGACAAGCATGGCGAGCGTGAAAATCCAAGGCCCGGTCGCGGGAAGAAACTTGCCGGCACCATAGGCGACCGCGAGCGCGAGGCCGCACGCAACCACAAGCCGTCCCTTGGTGGTCCCCCACCAGGGGCCGACAGCAGTAGATCCATGGTCATGGCTATGACTTTCGCCGAGCCCAGATCGCACGGTGCCGAAAGGCAGATGGGGTAGTTCACCCGCTGACCGCTGGTGGTCGTGCCCGTGCGCGTGGCCGCAGCAGCCATGATCGCGCGCGCTGGCTGTTTCAGCGGTTGTCGCGCCGGCCAGCGGCAAGAGCCCGTAGCCGAGACCGCCCACCTTGCGCACGATCGCCGGACCGATTTCGTGCCCATCCGCATGGCGAACGGTCATCGTGCCGGCGGTCACCGACACGCTGACGTCTTGGACACCACCCACGCGCCGCACGGCGGTATCGATCTTTGCTGCGCAGGACGCACAGTCCATGCCCTCGACGCGATATCTGCTTTCCCGAACGTTGCCCGCCATTCCTTGCTCCTTGCGAAATCAAGAAGCAGGCTACGACCTCTAGCGGCTAGAGGTACAAGCGCAAAAATGCGCGCTGGCGTCCCCTGGTTGCGGACGTGAACAGTCGCGCTCGGTTCTGGTAAGTTGGAGCGGGATGCGGGCGGACAACCGTTTACACTTTTCCTCATCCCGCTCCGACTTACGAGACGGCCTATCAGCGGATCAGTCTTCGAGCTCCAGAAGAAAATAGGTCGTCGGCCCGCCGGGCGTGTGGTTCGAAAGACGGAACGAGATGGCGCCCTTCCCGTTTTCGACCGCGGGGCGAACGGTGCCGTCGAGGCCGACAGGCGAGAGCTTCCATTTCCCCGCCGTTCTCGAGAGCCTGAGGTCGACCTCACCCCTTCGGATCAGGACCGGCAGACTGCCGAAATCCTCGATGAACTTTTCTTCGCTGTCACGGAAGATCATGCCGGTGTTCTGGGCATCGGTCGCAAAGATCAGCAGAAAACGCCGGCTGTCGGCGAGCGTCGCGGGCGCATCGAGCGCCGACAGCGCGACGAGTGCGTTCCCGTCTGACCGTTCTATCCGCAGTACACCGAGATCAATCGGCTCACGAAGGGAGGAAAACGCGGCGGCTTCGGTCAAAGGGGTCGAGACGCGCAACTGCCCGGCGGCGCGCTGCAGCACGATCTCCCCCGTGTCGCTTTCATAGAGCCCGCTTTCGACGTCCGTGGCATTGCCGGCGGGGAGGATGCCGATGTCGCGGAACTCGGCGAGAATATCCGCGCTGTTCTGGGTCCGCGGTTGCGCGACGCCGATGTCGAGCCGCGACGGGTCCGAGCGTTTGAGCCCGATGCGACCGACCAGCGCCAGATCGGTCAATTGCTCCGGCTCGCGCGCCTGCATGTCCTCGCCAAGATCCTCCTCGCCGTGAACCGCGAAAGGGATCGTGATACCCGAGGTCGCGACGTCTCCACGCCGGTAGACGAGTGCCGCAAGCGTTTCACCCGCCCGGGCGATCGGATCGAGCGCAATCGCATAAGGAAGCATCGCCTTCTTGTGGGGGTAGGGTTCGCCGTAGGCGAGCGTGATCGGCCCATGGCCGTGCCTGCAGAGCACATCCCAGCCCTGCAGCGCCGCATAGGCCGGCATCACAAGCCCCGCCTCGTAACGATACCGGTTCCAGAAAAGATGATCGTATTCGCTGACGACGAAGGGTTTGCCGAGCCAGCGCGCAGCCGCGATCATCCGCACATAGTTGACGTTGTCCGCGATCGAGCTTGTCTGCAGGAGCGCGCTGCCTGGAGAATAGCCGCCGACCCAGTCGTGATAGGTATTCATCGTCACGGCCTCGAGGTCGCGCCGGCTCAAGCCCGTCTGCACCGTCGGCCAGTTGTTGTAGGTGCTGATCAGCCCCCTATATCCGAGGTCGCGCAGGGTCTTGCTCATCCGCGCCGCCGATGATCGCTCGACTTCCGTGATGAAGGCCTGCAGATCGCGCATGCGGGGACTATCGGCGTAACGGTCGGCGGGCAATTTCACGGAGGCCGCCTCAAGCCGTTCGTCGTCCTCAAGATCGCCCCAGGCTTCCGCGAGCGCCTCGGTCGACGGGTAGCGTTTCGCAAGCCAATGGTTGAAGGGCGCGGCCAGAGCCGCATCATAGGGCGGCTTGCCCGGGCGATCATGCACGACGGCGTCGAATTCGATGCCGTTCTCGTTGGCGAGGATCACCAGCGCTAGGGCGTCGTCACGGATCGGCGCCACGCCCGTATAGGGGTTCACCCGCGCCAGGAATTTCTGCTGCAGCATTGTCCAGTGGGCAAAAGCTTCCTCATCGAAATGAAGCAGGAGCTTCAGATCGCCGTTGGCGTCCCAGCGATCGTCGTAGCCGCCGTGAGCCCCGCGCGGCGACGACAGGCCGTCAACGATCCAGTGGATGCCGTTGCGCTTGAGAGCGGCAAGCAGGTAGTGGATGCGGTCAAGCGTTTCCGGATCGAAGTCGAAATCCTCCTGCCGGCCGAACATCAGGCTCGCATCGGTGAAGTGCAGCCGCGCGATATTGTAGCCATGCA from Sinorhizobium garamanticum harbors:
- a CDS encoding heavy metal translocating P-type ATPase — protein: MAGNVRESRYRVEGMDCASCAAKIDTAVRRVGGVQDVSVSVTAGTMTVRHADGHEIGPAIVRKVGGLGYGLLPLAGATTAETASARDHGCCGHAHGHDHQRSAGELPHLPFGTVRSGLGESHSHDHGSTAVGPWWGTTKGRLVVACGLALAVAYGAGKFLPATGPWIFTLAMLVGLVPIARRALMAALAGTPFSIETLMTVAAVGAVFIGATEEAAMVIFLFLIGELLEGVAASKARASIQSLTALVPKSALIEIDGRTSEVPAESLPVGATILVRPGDRIPADGAIVSGESMVDEAPVTGESTPVRKEEGDSVFAGTVNGDGALRVRVTAASADNTIARVIRLVEEAQEMKAPTERFIDRFSRYYTPAVVIAAALVALMPPLLWGAAWDEWIYKGLAILLIGCPCALVISTPAAIAASLSAGARRGLLMKGGAVLESIGRITAAAFDKTGTLTEGKPRVTDVVGFDMAEADVLRYAAALEQGSSHPLALAIRTRADADALLLSPVASAKAIGGKGVEGSVDGVELFLGSPQAADERVPLSAAEKRRIASLHDEGKTVSVLVVDGRAAGALAMRDEPRADAAKGVKALSDAGIRVVMLTGDNRRTAEAIGRPFGMEIHAGLLPGDKQSIIRQLKAEGLQVAKIGDGINDAPALAAADVGIAMGGGTDVALETADAASLHARISDIAAMVRLSRSTMRNIYQNIGMALGLKAVFLVTTIAGVTGLWPAILADTGATVLVTANALRLLRPPASM
- a CDS encoding glycoside hydrolase, which encodes MNSRSLLAAATIFLGCPAFAAYASDQWLPVRETSLEMRAGSPLDFSSILPNETIDAGHRLIAGPNGQLAFAEAPEKPVRMLCASLAWSPASGGFPDHDGADRYARQLALHGYNIARLHFTDASLMFGRQEDFDFDPETLDRIHYLLAALKRNGIHWIVDGLSSPRGAHGGYDDRWDANGDLKLLLHFDEEAFAHWTMLQQKFLARVNPYTGVAPIRDDALALVILANENGIEFDAVVHDRPGKPPYDAALAAPFNHWLAKRYPSTEALAEAWGDLEDDERLEAASVKLPADRYADSPRMRDLQAFITEVERSSAARMSKTLRDLGYRGLISTYNNWPTVQTGLSRRDLEAVTMNTYHDWVGGYSPGSALLQTSSIADNVNYVRMIAAARWLGKPFVVSEYDHLFWNRYRYEAGLVMPAYAALQGWDVLCRHGHGPITLAYGEPYPHKKAMLPYAIALDPIARAGETLAALVYRRGDVATSGITIPFAVHGEEDLGEDMQAREPEQLTDLALVGRIGLKRSDPSRLDIGVAQPRTQNSADILAEFRDIGILPAGNATDVESGLYESDTGEIVLQRAAGQLRVSTPLTEAAAFSSLREPIDLGVLRIERSDGNALVALSALDAPATLADSRRFLLIFATDAQNTGMIFRDSEEKFIEDFGSLPVLIRRGEVDLRLSRTAGKWKLSPVGLDGTVRPAVENGKGAISFRLSNHTPGGPTTYFLLELED